In Naumovozyma dairenensis CBS 421 chromosome 2, complete genome, the following are encoded in one genomic region:
- the YEN1 gene encoding crossover junction endodeoxyribonuclease (similar to Saccharomyces cerevisiae YEN1 (YER041W); ancestral locus Anc_3.540): MGVPQLWEILKPYTEANRISLRQFISNFEKENGRSPKVAIDGYNWLFECGFIVSPTNSIKYSTQGTTPKAMLNLLVRLKELLSLNVGFILVFDGAMKPSFKNKFNTSSSGNDMSSHNNIDMEMDMDMDQISMEGYLKKWQDHIEYHKINNGCPLSNNNDEFMKNVKQLLKFMNISYIDACGEGEAQCAWLQVHGYVDFVWTNDSDIFIFGGTKVIKNYSKFVNDIGMTASPKKVSSPLRKAKEYFITVIDLNEVIRKTNGKINQWSLLFFSVLLGADYNKGVKGLGKTKALQLSQLEYPNFSNQFHEIFQNLDDNTEERILAYTVFRDNVFQYCKAHSVELFGRNYSVLLSEDSFQGWPTEVVIMNYFHPILIPDFNDSIFDKKYINNSQDLNYDLINFVGLMDFLKKLNLPNITNFDRWYHDLIHECFLLRYILSIDPGNSPSNMVKIPEEREMTTGNDENEYENSKIKCYKVRYKSFLKGIPDMVQTDGYSSPGKSPIRQPRSPSKRQLDVKEFPNCMWIPIELIPKKNPIVVEFIHKEQEEEKRKVQAPTSRRRRKIKTSYSQKNTLDGFLNLHASPVKKNANTLDDIHKMEATHTLEPVKRRLFVEEEDNDVNENTPRPTDESQHEGDSLVILEENILPSSSTGTEVLDRSPYKRIWDYNNIVNICDDDDYKEGKEGDSSYKYDIDNSPIKKQRLPSEKSKETSSTSQLDMNKSTPDSLFNNRPVLENTPDTLKRTPSILDQLVLDAETAFDHLQTEESDLSYSSGSLDS; this comes from the coding sequence ATGGGAGTCCCCCAATTATGGGAAATATTGAAACCATACACAGAGGCCAATCGAATATCTCTTCGACAATTTATctcaaattttgaaaaggaaaatggAAGATCACCTAAAGTTGCCATTGATGGCTATAATTGGCTTTTTGAATGTGGTTTCATTGTGTCACCAACCAATTCTATTAAGTATTCTACTCAGGGGACTACCCCTAAGGCAATGTTGAATCTTTTAGTTAGATTAAAGGAGTTATTATCGTTAAACGTGGGATTTATCTTAGTGTTTGATGGTGCAATGAAACCAAGTTTTAAGAACAAATTCAATACAAGTAGTAGTGGCAATGATATGAGTTCACATAACAACATAGATATGGAAATGGATATGGATATGGATCAAATCAGTATGGAAGgttatttaaagaaatggCAAGATCATATCGAATAtcataaaataaacaatgGATGCCctctttcaaataataatgatgaatttatgaaaaatgtCAAACAATTGTTGAAATTTATGAACATTTCGTACATAGATGCCTGTGGTGAGGGTGAAGCTCAATGTGCATGGTTACAAGTCCATGGGTACGTAGATTTCGTTTGGACTAACGATTCagatatattcatattcgGTGGTACTAAAGTAATCAAAAATTACTCTAAATTTGTCAATGATATTGGTATGACAGCCAGTCCTAAAAAGGTCTCTAGCCCGCTACGAAAAgcaaaagaatattttataacagttattgatttaaatgaaGTCATAAGGAAAACTAATGGGAAAATTAATCAATGGTcacttttatttttcagtGTTTTACTTGGTGCTGATTATAATAAAGGTGTAAAGGGTTTAGGTAAGACAAAGGCTCTCCAGTTATCGCAACTAGAGTATCCAAATTTCTCTAACCAGTTTcatgaaatatttcaaaacttagatgataatactgaagaaagaatattGGCCTACACTGTATTTCGTGATAACGTTTTCCAATATTGTAAGGCACATTCAGTTGAATTATTTGGAAGGAATTATAGTGTCTTATTAAGTGAAGATTCATTTCAAGGATGGCCAACAGAGGTTGTTATTATGAATTACTTCCATCCAATTTTGATTCCagatttcaatgattccatctttgataaaaagtatataaacAATAGTCAGGATCTGAACTATGATTTGATTAATTTTGTAGGACTAATggattttttgaaaaaactCAACTTACCCAATATTACAAATTTTGATCGATGGTACCACGATCTTATACATgaatgttttcttttacGTTATATTTTAAGTATTGATCCTGGAAATTCACCCTCCAATATGGTAAAGATTCCAGAAGAACGAGAGATGACTACGGGAAATGATGAgaatgaatatgaaaatagTAAGATCAAATGCTATAAAGTTCGTTATAAATCTTTTTTAAAAGGTATTCCGGATATGGTTCAAACAGATGGATATTCTTCTCCAGGTAAATCACCTATACGGCAACCGAGAAGTCCAAGTAAACGACAATTAGATGTTAAAGAATTTCCAAATTGTATGTGGATTCCCATTGAGTTAATACCAAAAAAGAATCCGATAGTAGTAGAATTTATTCATaaggaacaagaagaagaaaaaaggaAGGTACAAGCACCAACCTCCCGTAGAAGGAGGAAAATCAAGACTAGTTACTCTCAAAAGAATACATTAGATGGATTCCTAAACTTACATGCTTCACCagttaaaaaaaatgcgAATACTCTTGATGATATTCATAAAATGGAAGCTACCCATACATTGGAACCAGTTAAAAGAAGATTATTTGTTGAAGAGGAGGATAATGATGTTAATGAGAATACACCAAGGCCAACAGACGAAAGTCAACACGAAGGTGATTCGTTAGTTATCTTAGAGGAAAACATTCTACCTAGCAGTTCAACGGGAACAGAAGTTCTTGACAGGTCGCCTTATAAAAGGATATGGGACTATAACAATATTGTCAACATATGCgacgatgatgattataAGGAAGGAAAAGAGGGCGATTCGAGCTATAAATATGACATTGATAATTCACCTATAAAGAAGCAACGTCTACCTAGCGAGAAGAGTAAAGAAACGAGCAGTACTTCACAACTTGATATGAATAAATCAACACctgattcattatttaataatagaCCAGTGTTAGAAAATACACCAGACACGCTGAAAAGGACGCCGTCTATACTAGATCAATTAGTGTTGGATGCGGAGACTGCATTTGATCATCTTCAGACAGAAGAGAGTGATTTGTCATACAGTAGTGGTAGTCTTGACTcatga